One region of Pan paniscus chromosome 5, NHGRI_mPanPan1-v2.0_pri, whole genome shotgun sequence genomic DNA includes:
- the LOC134730530 gene encoding putative apolipoprotein(a)-like protein 2, with the protein MNYCRNPDPVAAPYCYTTDPSVRWEYCNLTQCSEAEGTAVAPPTVTPVPSLEAPSEQGKESVARHLHASMLGGKAMEIPTDAAAFNAPTEQRPGVQECYHGNGHSYRGTYSTTVTGRTCQAWSSRTPHSHRRTPEYYPNAYVFVLYHKRRKGQLKFLLEEMCFKLSSPNSTCDRCRWRSKMSQDDCLGAKGLREEKCQAASPSS; encoded by the exons atgaACTACTGCAGGAATCCAGATCCTGTGGCAGCCCCTTATTGTTATACGACGGATCCCAGTGTCAGGTGGGAGTACTGCAACCTGACACAATGCTCAGAGGCAGAAGGGACTGCCGTCGCGCCTCCGACTGTTACCCCGGTTCCAAGCCTAGAGGCTCCTTCCGAACAAGGTAAGGAGTCTGTGGCCAGACATCTACACGCTTCGATGCTGGGAGGAAAAGCCATGGAAATTCCCACTGATGCAGCCGCCTTCAATG caCCGACTGAGCAAAGGCCTGGGGTGCAGGAGTGCTACCACGGTAATGGACACAGTTATCGAGGCACATACTCCACCACTGTCACAGGAAGAACCTGCCAAGCTTGGTCATCTAGGACACCACACTCGCATCGTCGGACCCCAGAATACTACCCAAATGCGTATGTCTTTGTTCTTTACCATAAGAGAAGAAAGGGCCAACTGAAGTTTCTGTTAGAAGAGATGTGTTTCAAGCTGAGTTCTCCGAACTCAACTTGTGACAGATGCAGATGGCGTAGCAAAATGTCTCAGGATGATTGCCTTGGAGCTAAGGGTCTGAGAGAAGAGAAATGTCAAgctgcctctccttcctcctag
- the LOC134730532 gene encoding apolipoprotein(a)-like, with amino-acid sequence MNYCRNPDPVAAPYCYTTDPSVRWEYCNLTQCSEAEGTAVAPPTVTPVPSLEAPSEQGKESVARHLHASMLGGKAMEIPTDAAAFNGKRMLEC; translated from the coding sequence atgaACTACTGCAGGAATCCAGATCCTGTGGCAGCCCCTTATTGTTATACGACGGATCCCAGTGTCAGGTGGGAGTACTGCAACCTGACACAATGCTCAGAGGCAGAAGGGACTGCCGTCGCGCCTCCGACTGTTACCCCGGTTCCAAGCCTAGAGGCTCCTTCCGAACAAGGTAAGGAGTCTGTGGCCAGACATCTACACGCTTCGATGCTGGGAGGAAAAGCCATGGAAATTCCCACTGATGCAGCCGCCTTCAATGGTAAACGGATGCTCGAGTGTTGA